Proteins encoded together in one Labrus bergylta chromosome 20, fLabBer1.1, whole genome shotgun sequence window:
- the LOC109993119 gene encoding nebulin isoform X3 — translation MCVRTDSLPLRVLVTINRKEVTDMEEEEAPAALVSADDKEEVMTVKGEREESLLEVVETTVTTLTTVVDTAARLEVEEKEEVQTDKLVEEEEKEEERDKEENEAEMEGLDESAEGEESRAKKLLGAWESETSSDSKPPRPDPAFNRRCSLLVSDVKYKEDFEKMRGQSLFVPGAELIHSKNISAVISESKYKEEGKKEASMSLYSILPETPETQHAREASERQSEIKYKGNVKTEISTSLYSLLPETTETQFVKELTEMLSENKYKEEGKKEMSSSLYSQLPETSEMQLAKAVHEFQSEKKYKEEGKRKASISLYSQLPETPEIQHAMEVSQMQSEVNYRPKLLVKGAPSSLYSQLPDTTEIQFAREMTEMQSESKYKEGGRKSLSQSFYSQLPETAEIQFAKGVAELQSQMRYRESGKKGVNSCLYSLLPETLETAHAKEVSELLSEVKYKEDGKKEMSINLYSLLPETINTQHAKEVSNLQSEVKYREGLKQRIQSSLYHQLPETTETQLAKQLSDLQSETKYKEAGKKEVNTCLYSLLPETLETQHAKEAGELLSEIKYKESGKKEMSSSLYSTLPDTSETSFAREMTDMLSETKYKESLKSLSQSVYSQLPETTETQFAKTVSELQSEMKYKKGKTDVSSSLYSTLPETLETLHAKEASELQSELKYKAALKKGGSSSLFHVLPETLETAHAKEVSELLSEVKYKEDGKKEMNINLYSLLPETIETQRAKEVSNLQSEVKYKEGLKLKSQSSLYHQLPETTETQLAKQLSDLQSENKYKEAGKKEGNKSLYSLMPLTMETQHAKEAAELLSEIKYKESGKKEMSTSLYSTLSDTSETSFAREMTDMQSENKYKEDGKRSLSQSFYSQLPETSETQFAKSVSELQSEMKYKEAGKKGVMSSLYSTLPETLETQHAKEASQLQSQLKYKQSLKNGACSLFHLMPETIDTQFVREQTEMHSEVKYKEEGKKEMSMNLYSLLPDTLDIQHAKELTDMQSEAKYKEAGKKQASTSLYQHLPETLETQHAKEASQLQSQILYKEAVKKDLSCPVYHQLPDTLETQFARELTDMQSQNKYKEGGMRSLSQSFYSQLPETIDTQFAKSVSELQSETKYKKSGRQDAGSSLYSVMAETLDTQHAKQASQLQSQVKYKEDVQKEMSSTLFSSLPQTLQTELAKEVTELQSQLKYKEGCKKEASSSLYHLLPETADTHFAKQMSEIQSEAKYKKDKEDLPNTLFSLLPETLQTQFVKEMAETHSEVKYKQAGKQQTASSLYSTLPETLETKHAKEATDLQSEKKYKDEGRKEMTSSLYSQLPETSETQFAREMTELQSENKYKESGKKSQTVSVYSQLQETNDIQFAKAVSEIQSQTKYKEAGKREASSCLYSKLPETLDTLHAKEVSQLQSQVKYKRDVCKEASGSLYHQLPETTETQLAKERRDIYSEVKYKEDGKKGISTNLYSLLPETAETLFAKQMSEIQSEAKYKKDKEDLPNTLYSLLPETLQTQFVKEMAETHSEVKYKEAGKKEVSSSLYHQLPETLETQHIKEVTELQSQNKYKQSGKKLMSSSLYAQLPQTAETQLAAKMSDIQSESKYKEDGIRSLSQSFYSQLAETAETQLARSVSELQSQAKYKEASRKEATSCLYHQLPETLETLHAKEATELQSQVKYKEGGKKELSTNLYSVLPETEEMKIAKAAMELQSEIKYKQKGRQEISSSVFHHMPETKEMEFVKQISELQSETKYKKDKEDLPNTLYSLLPETLQTQFVKEMAETHSESKYKEAGKKQRVNCLYSLLPETKDTQHAKEQTQLHSEKVYREEGKKEAGCSLYAQMPQTIETVFAKELTKTQSDKFYKEKYNREKGKSSYTNMKTLPEVEHAMEVNRNQSEVGYRKGKEELHHYNPVVDRPDIVNASNAAKLANDAAYKNNTKLPVYSDGSLLDRTDIQHAKDVSKLASQVKYKESFDKDLKGQRPCYNPLDCLSFKHTQAAAALASQVKYKLNQNQKPEGTSDLPNLLQLEHVLHASKLQSNVEYKKKYEETKAHYHIPLDTAEQLHHKENAVLHSQVKYREEYERNKGRSQMEFGDTQTYKVSKEAQKIQSEREYRRDYVEQIKGKALVDADQTPGYLTALHASSLLSEKEYRKDLEQEVKGRGLSGIGLEETPELLRVKNATQILNQKEYRRDLEREIVGKGMELSTDVLEIQRAKRASEIQSQRSYKQTEQLRESSYGTVTDTPELLHASYLKDVYSQKKYKDEAERLKGQFSLLSETPEMERVKANQRHISSLRYSWDSKLMRGLLSSATETPEIVLARENAKKISDLQRRGGLWHRCQGHA, via the exons ACGTCCTCTGATTCAAAGCCTCCACGTCCAGACCCAGCATTTAACAGGAGGTGCAGCCTGCTCGTCAGTGAT GTGAAGTATAAAGAGGACTTTGAAAAGATGAGGGGTCAGAGTCTGTTTGTCCCGGGAGCCGAACTCATCCACTCCAAGAACATCAGCGCTGTCATATCTGAG tcaaagTACAAAGAAGAGGGAAAGAAGGAGGCGTCCATGTCTCTGTACTCCATCCTGCCTGAAACTCCTGAGACCCAACATGCCAGAGAGGCTTCAGAGCGGCAGAGTGAG atTAAATACAAAGGAAACGTGAAGACGGAGATCTCCACCTCTCTTTATTCTCTGCttccagaaacaacagagactCAGTTTGTCAAAGAGCTGACGGAGATGCTGAGTGAG AACAAGTACaaggaggaaggaaagaaggagatgAGCAGCAGTTTGTACTCTCAGCTTCCTGAAACCTCTGAGATGCAGTTGGCAAAGGCTGTCCACGAGTTCCAGAGCGAG AAAAAGTATAAAGAAGAAGGGAAGAGAAAGGCCTCCATCTCCCTGTATTCCCAACTCCCCGAAACTCCAGAAATCCAACATGCTATGGAGGTGTCCCAGATGCAGAGTGAG GTGAACTATCGCCCTAAGCTTCTCGTTAAAGGAGCGCCGTCCTCTCTCTACTCTCAGCTGCCTGACACCACAGAGATCCAGTTTGCCAGAGAGATGACTGAGATGCAGAGTGAG AGTAAATACAAGGAAGGCGGCAGGAAGAGCCTCTCCCAAAGCTTCTACTCTCAGCTCCCCGAGACAGCCGAGATTCAGTTTGCTAAAGGTGTTGCTGAGCTGCAGAGCCAG atgCGGTACAGGGAATCGGGCAAGAAGGGCGTGAACTCGTGTTTGTACTCTCTTCTGCCGGAGACTTTAGAGACGGCTCATGCAAAGGAAGTGTCTGAGCTGCTCAGTGAG GTGAAGTATAAAGAGGACGGCAAGAAGGAGATGAGCATCAACCTGTACTCTCTGCTGCCTGAAACTATCAATACCCAGCATGCTAAAGAGGTGTCCAACCTGCAGAGTGAG GTGAAGTATAGAGAAGGCCTGAAGCAGAGGATTCAGAGCAGTTTGTACCATCAGCTCCCAGAAACCACTGAGACACAGCTGGCCAAACAGCTGTCTGACCTGCAGAGCGAG ACAAAGTATAAAGAAGCTGgaaagaaagaagtgaacacCTGCCTGTACTCTCTTCTGCCTGAAACTCTGGAGACACAACATGCTAAAGAGGCCGGAGAGCTGCTCAGTGAG ATTAAGTACAAGGAAAGTGGGAAGAAAGAGATGTCCAGCTCTCTTTACTCCACTCTGCCGGACACTTCAGAAACCAGCTTTGCCAGAGAGATGACGGACATGCTGAGCGAG aCTAAGTACAAGGAGAGCCTAAAGAGCCTTTCACAGAGCGTCTATTCTCAGCTTCCAGAGACCACTGAGACTCAGTTTGCTAAAACGGTGTCTGAACTGCAGAGCGAG ATGAAgtacaaaaaaggaaagacagacgtgtccagctctctgtactccaCTCTGCCTGAGACTCTGGAGACGCTGCACGCCAAAGAGgcttcagagctgcagagcgaG CTGAAGTACAAGGCGGCTCTGAAGAAAGGTGGCTCCTCCAGTCTGTTCCACGTGCTGCCTGAGACGTTAGAGACGGCCCACGCTAaagaagtctcagagctcctcagtGAG GTGAAGTATAAAGAGGACGGTAAGAAGGAGATGAACATCAACCTGTACTCTCTGCTGCCTGAAACCATCGAAACCCAACGCGCTAAAGAGGTGTCCAACCTGCAGAGTGAG GTGAAGTATAAAGAAGGCCTGAAGCTGAAGAGTCAGAGCAGTTTGTACCATCAGCTCCCAGAGACCACCGAGACACAGCTGGCCAAACAGCTGTCTGACCTGCAGAGCGAG AATAAGTACAAGGAGGCGGGTAAGAAGGAGGGGAATAAAAGTCTGTACTCTCTGATGCCTCTCACCATGGAGACGCAGCACGCTAAAGAAGCTGCAGAGCTGCTTAGTGAG ATCAAATACAAAGAAAGCGGGAAGAAGGAGATGTCCACCTCTCTGTACTCCACTCTGTCCGACACGTCAGAGACCAGCTTTGCCAGAGAGATGACTGACATGCAGAGTGAG AACAAGTACAAAGAGGACGGAAAGAGAAGTCTCTCTCAGAGCTTCTACTCTCAGCTGCCGGAAACATCCGAGACTCAGTTTGCTAAATCTGTCTCTGAGCTGCAGAGCgag ATGAAGTACAAAGAAGCGGGGAAGAAAGGAGTGATGAGCTCTTTGTACTCGACTCTACCTGAGACTCTGGAAACACAACACGCCAAAGAGGCTTCACAGCTGCAGAGTCAG TTGAAGTACAAGCAGAGTTTGAAGAACGGCGCCTGCAGTCTGTTCCACCTGATGCCTGAAACCATCGACACTCAGTTTGTCAGAGAGCAGACGGAGATGCACAGTGAG GTCAAGTACAAAGAAGAAGGGAAGAAAGAGATGAGCATGAACCTGTACTCTCTGCTCCCCGACACCCTCGACATCCAGCACGCCAAAGAGCTCACAGACATGCAGAGTGAG GCTAAATACAAAGAGGCGGGTAAGAAACAGGCTTCAACGTCTCTGTATCAACATCTACCTGAAACTCTGGAGACGCAACATGCTAAAGAGGCTTCACAGCTGCAGAGTCAG ATTTTGTATAAAGAAGCTGTTAAGAAGGATTTGTCGTGTCCAGTTTACCACCAGCTGCCCGACACTCTGGAGACACAGTTTGCTCGAGAGCTCACCGACATGCAGAGCCAA AACAAGTACAAGGAGGGCGGGATGAGGAGCCTCTCTCAGAGCTTCTACTCTCAGCTGCCAGAAACCATCGACACTCAGTTTGCTAAATCTGTCTCTGAGCTGCAGAGCGAG acaaAGTATAAGAAGTCTGGGAGGCAGGATGCCGGCAGCTCCTTGTACTCTGTGATGGCTGAAACTCTGGACACTCAACACGCCAAGCAGGCCTCACAGCTACAGAGCCAG GTGAAGTACAAAGAGGACGTGCAGAAGGAGATGTCGTCCACTCTGTTCTCCAGTCTTCCTCAGACACTTCAGACTGAGTTGGCCAAGGAAGTGACGGAGCTCCAGAGTCAG TTGAAGTATAAGGAGGGCTGTAAGAAGGAAGCCTCCTCGTCTCTCTACCACCTCCTCCCTgagacagcagacacacactttgCCAAACAGATGTCGGAGATCCAGAGCGAG GCAAAGTACAAGAAGGACAAAGAGGATCTGCCCAACACGTTATTCTCTCTGCTGCCTGAAACTCTGCAGACTCAGTTTGTTAAAGAGATGGCCGAGACGCACAGCGAG gtgAAGTACAAGCAGGCAGGGAAGCAGCAGACGGCGTCGTCGCTTTACTCCACACTTCCTGAAACTCTGGAGACCAAACACGCCAAAGAAGCAACTGATCTCCAGAGTGAA AAAAAGTACAAAGATGAAGGAAGAAAGGAGATGACGTCGTCTCTGTACTCTCAGCTCCCTGAAACATCAGAGACTCAGTTTGCCCGGGAGATGACCGAGTTACAGAGCGAG AACAAGTATAAGGAGAGCGGGAAGAAGAGCCAGACCGTCAGTGTTTACTCTCAGCTCCAAGAAACCAACGACATCCAGTTTGCCAAGGCTGTCTCTGAAATACAAAGTCAG ACTAAATATAAAGAAGCGGGgaaaagggaggcgtccagctGCCTTTACTCGAAGCTGCCCGAGACTCTGGACACTCTGCATGCTAAAGAAGTTTCACAGCTGCAGAGCCAG GTGAAATATAAACGGGACGTTTGTAAGGAGGCGAGCGGCTCTCTGTATCACCAGCTTCCTGAaaccacagagacacagctgGCCAAAGAGCGGAGAGACATTTACAGCGAG GTGAAATATAAAGAAGACGGGAAGAAGGGGATCAGTACCAACTTGTACTCGCTCCTCCCTGAGACCGCGGAGACGCTATTCGCCAAGCAGATGTCAGAAATACAGAGCGAG gcAAAATACAAGAAGGACAAAGAGGATCTGCCCAACACGTTATACTCTCTGCTGCCTGAAACTCTGCAGACTCAGTTTGTTAAAGAGATGGCCGAGACGCACAGCGAG GTGAAGTATAAGGAAGCAGGAAAGAAAGAAGTGAGCAGCTCTCTTTACCACCAGCTGCCTGAGACTCTGGAGACGCAGCACATTAAAGAggtcacagagctgcagagccaG AACAAGTACAAGCAGAGCGGGAAGAAGTTGATGTCGTCCAGTCTTTACGCTCAGCTGCCGCAGACGGCTGAGACACAGCTCGCTGCCAAGATGTCCGACATACAGAgcgag AGTAAGTACAAAGAGGACGGGATCAGGAGCCTCTCTCAGAGCTTCTACTCTCAGCTCGCAGAAACCGCCGAGACTCAGTTAGCTAGAAGTgtctctgagctgcagagtcag GCCAAGTACAAGGAGGCGAGCAGGAAGGAGGCGACCAGCTGTCTTTACCACCAGTTACCTGAAACTCTTGAGACGCTACATGCTAAAGAGGCTACTGAGCTGCAGAGTCAG gTGAAGTACAAGGAAGGAGGTAAGAAAGAGCTGAGCACCAACCTGTACTCTGTGCTGCCCGAGACAGAAGAGATGAAGATCGCTAAAGCTGCCATGGAGCTTCAGAGTGAG attaaatacaaacagaaaggCAGACAGGAGATCAGCAGCAGTGTTTTCCACCACATGCCGGAGACCAAAGAGATGGAGTTTGTAAAGCAGATCTCTGAACTTCAGAGCGAG ACAAAATACAAGAAGGACAAAGAGGATCTGCCCAACACGTTATACTCTCTGCTGCCTGAAACTCTGCAGACTCAATTTGTTAAAGAGATGGCCGAGACACACAGCGAG AGTAAATACAAGGAGGCGGGTAAGAAGCAGCGGGTGAACTGCCTGTACTCTCTGCTGCCTGAGACCAAAGACACTCAGCACGCCAAGGAGCAGACCCAGCTACACAGCGAG aAAGTGTACAGGGAGGAGGGTAAGAAGGAGGCCGGCTGCAGCCTGTATGCTCAGATGCCCCAAACCATCGAGACCGTGTTTGCTAAAGAGCTGACCAAGACGCAGAGCGAT AAGTTCTATAAGGAGAAGTATAACCGTGAGAAGGGCAAGTCCAGCTACACCAACATGAAAACACTGCCGGAGGTGGAGCACGCCATGGAGGTCAACAGGAACCAGAGTGAG GTCGGCTACAGAAAAGGCAAAGAGGAGCTTCATCACTACAACCCTGTGGTAGACAGACCGGACATTGTCAACGCCAGCAACGCCGCCAAACTGGCCAACGAT GCAGCCTATAAGAATAACACAAAGCTACCGGTTTACAGTGACGGCTCTCTTCTGGATAGAACAGACATCCAGCACGCCAAAGACGTTTCAAAACTGGCCAGTCAg GTGAAGTATAAGGAAAGTTTTGACAAAGATTTAAAGGGCCAGCGACCCTGTTACAACCCACTGGACTGTctctctttcaaacacacacaagctgccGCTGCTCTGGCCAGTCAG GTGAAGTATAAGCTCAACCAGAACCAAAAACCTGAAGGTACCTCAGACCTGCCCAACCTCCTGCAGCTTGAGCATGTTCTGCACGCCAGCAAACTGCAGAGTAAC gtGGAGTATAAGAAGAAGTATGAGGAGACCAAGGCTCACTACCACATCCCTCTGGACACAGCTGAACAGCTCCACCACAAGGAGAACGCAGTGCTGCACAGCCAG GTGAAGTACAGGGAGGAGTATGAGAGGAACAAAGGTCGCTCTCAGATGGAGTTTGGAGACACTCAGACCTACAAGGTGTCTAAAGAAGCTCAGAAGATTCAGAGTGAG agggAGTATCGTAGGGACTATGTGGAGCAGATAAAGGGGAAAGCTTTAGTTGATGCAGACCAGACACCTGGATACCTGACAGCCCTTCACGCCAGCAGCCTGCTCAGCGAG AAAGAGTACAGGAAAGACCtggagcaggaagtgaagggGCGGGGCTTATCCGGCATCGGGCTGGAGGAAACACCTGAGTTGCTGAGGGTCAAAAATGCCACTCAGATACTGAACCAG AAGGAGTATCGCAGAGATCTAGAGAGGGAGATTGTGGGTAAAGGTATGGAGCTGAGCACAGATGTCCTGGAGATTCAGAGAGCAAAGAGAGCGTCAGAGATCCAGAGCCAG cggTCGTACAAGCAGACTGAGCAGCTCAGAGAAAGCTCATACGGGACGGTTACAGACACACCTGAACTGCTGCACGCCTCCTACCTCAAAGATGTCTacagccag AAGAAGTATAAGGACGAGGCAGAGCGTCTGAAGGGACAGTTCAGTCTGCTCTCAGAAACCCCGGAGATGGAGAGAGTCAAAGCCAACCAGAGACACATCAGCTCT CTGCGGTACAGCTGGGACTCCAAGCTGATGAGAGGCTTGTTGTCGTCGGCCACTGAGACGCCTGAGATTGTCCTAGCCAGAGAGAACGCTAAGAAGATCAGTGAT CTACAGAGACGAGGTGGGCTGTGGCACCGCTGTCAGGGACACGCCTGA